The Ciconia boyciana chromosome 7, ASM3463844v1, whole genome shotgun sequence region ttgTGTGCGTTGTTGtgtttaagggaaaaaaagccaacaccCACACCCGCAAAAACCCCGGTACCCATTCAAATGTGTGAATTTACAGGCAGCTGATCTGTGCTTGGCttcctgcctgccagcctgcagcaggcaggatgcTGCAGGTGGAGAGGAAGTGGATGGGTCTTGAATCCCAGTGGAGGGACCAAGCAGGCAGGGTGGCTGCTTCATCCCGTCTTGCCGGCTGTCGTCCTGGTGCGTGGACAGGGCTGAGTGCTGGCCGGTGGCGTGTGGAAGGGGACAGTTGGTCTGAGCAGTGCCGCTGGCAGTGCTGAGTGGCAGGAGAGACGAGCCCTTGCGCTCCAGCCGCCTTCCCCTGTGTGCTAGTGATGTCTCTTCACCCTCTGTTCCTCCCAGGCAGGTTTTAACGCTGGTGATGGAAAGCGCTACTTCAACATCCCCGGATCCCGCACCGATGACATCGCTGACGTGGAGATGACGACAAATGTGGGTATCCCCGGGCGCTGGGTGTTCAGAATCGATGATGCCCAGGTGCAAGTGGGGGGCTGCAGCAATACAAGTAAGAGGACAGCAGTTAGGTTTATTTAACTCCCAACCCAACCCCACACTGTTCTCCAGCCTGTCTTTCCCTGCCTCAACCCCCACCTCCGCGGGGTGGAAGAGATGGCTCGAAgggcttggggagggaggggaggcagccaTGGGGGGACCATCCTCAGTGCCTGCCGTGACTGGGGATGGCACTTATAGGTGCCccggggctgggaaggggctgggagagcaaatggggaggggaggaagactTTTGAGATGAAAAGAGCCTGCGGGGAGTGATGAGGGAGGCTGGGAAGGCGGTAACGGCACACAGGCAGGGGCACGGCACGAGGGACCGGCACCCTAGGGGGATGCACAGCTCTGTAAGTCCCAGGAGGCCGGGGCAAGCCGTGCGGAGAGCTGCTGCATGCCAGCCTCCCCCGTGGGGCCagggtgccagggctgggccaTGGTCCCCACCCCGGGGGTCCTGACATGTACCCCACGGAGCTGCTGGCCTCCTGTTCCTcgtccctgctccccccccagcTGTGTTTTCCCACCCGTGATCTGCGTGTGTCTCGCATTGCCGGTGGGTTTGCTGTACATGGGCTCTCCTGtccccctttccctctgccctgggcaCTAAGCGAGGGCATGTCCATGTGCCCCTGGCCGGCGGGGCTGACCCTGTGCAGCCTCTCCCCCTTGCGCAGGAGGAATAAAACTGCCCCCCGTCCCAGGGGAGCCTGCGAGGAGCGGACCCTGCCCTGCCATGAGACAGGCAGCTCCTGTGGGCTCCCTGAGCATCCTGGGGAGCCGGGTGGGCGCGGAGACAGACCCCGGTGCTGGTGTGGCTGGAAGGCGGCGGGTGAGCCCTGCTGGGGTGTGGGCTGACAGGGGGCACTGCCTGTCCCCACAGCCTCTGTCTGCCTGACACTGCGGCCCTGCCTGAATGGGGGGAAGTGTATCGAGGACTGCATCACGGGCAACCCCTCGTAcacctgctcctgcctggctggcTTTACCGGGAAGAGGTGCCATGTTGGTGAGTGCTGTCCCCGAGCTCCTGGCGCTTTGTCACAGGGAGCAGGTCTCACTTCTGGTGTCACAGCCACGTGCTGGCAGTCTCTGTCCCTgtggctgtccctgccctgagcTCCTGCCCCCACCCGGGGCTCTGTTTCAGATGTGGACGAGTGTCTCTCCCACCCATGTCAGAATGGAGCCACCTGCCTCAATGGTGCCGGCAGCTTCAGCTGCAGGTGCCTGCCGGGCTTCAGAGGCACCAGCTGCGAGGCCGGTGAGCATGGGGCTGCCAGCGTGGCGGGGCTGGGTCTTTGCCATGCTTGAAGAGCAGAGACCCCAagcttggggggagggggggggatcTTCAAGATTGGGGCTGCTGTGGAAGCTGCTGGGCTTGAGTGGTTTGTGACGGGTGCTGAGCACCGCCGGCTTGGATTTCAGCTTGCTCCAGGCAAAGGAAACTTTGCTCTGGCTGTGAGCCCTTCCTGCTACTGGCAGCCTGCTCCGCCAAGGGCTCAGCTCAGCGCTGCCGCCGGCACGTCTCCCCACCACTGCTCCTTTAGTGAGAAAAACTGGCAGTTAGTGCTGAAACAGAAGTCTTGGAGGCCCTGCTTTTGCAGGTGATGCTCTTGTCCCAAGCCCTTTGAAGCCAGCGGGGATTCTCCCGGTCCCTGGCAGGGGCTGTGGTGGTCGAtttcccctgctgctggccTCTGCCCACCGGTGGAAGTGCTGCCAAAGCATTTGGCTCCCAGCAAGCCTCCGTGCtggtggaggagagcagggagttgacttttgggggagggagggagaagcgCCCAGCATGGCATGCTGGCATCCAAGAGGTGCAGGGGGATGAAAGGGCTGAGCTGCCTGAGGAAGAGTTTTGGGAAGAGCCATGGCTGGGGACGTGACTGCTGTCTCCCACTGGAGGGTGTGTTGGTGGCTCCGAGGTGCACTCTCTGCCCGGCCCCAGCATCACCATGTGTGCAGAGGATGCCATGTGctggtcctgcacctgggttgatgccccccctctctttttttcgGTGTCCCACTGCAGAAGAGTCGCCATGTGAGAGTAGAGTGTGCCAGAACGGCGGGAGGTGCCAGGCAGTGAATGGGACAGCAGCGTGCTTGTGCCAGCCAGGGTACACAGGGGTGGACTGCCAGACAGGTGGGTGGCAGGAGCAGGCGTGGGGGGGGGTTGGTGACATTTTGTGCCTTGGCAAGCTGCCTTCCCACGCTGCTCCACCCCTGGCCGTCGTTTTGGGAGGGAAGTGCTTGGCGTTGCTGGTGGCactgattcccccccccccccccccccccccggctattgccttccccctcccaagCATCATCCAGGATGGGAGGCAGCGGGTGGACTGGCAGTGCCTATGCCTGGCCTGACCACCCCTCCCGACCTCCCCTTGCAGAGGTGAATGAGTGCGAGTCCAGTCCATGCCTGAACGGTGGGCACTGCATTGACCTGGTCGATAACTACACCTGTGTGTGCCTGGAGCCCTTCGTGGGACAGCGCTGTGAGACaggtgcctgctcctgcctgcgcCTCAGGATGACCCACACTAGGGACTGTGTCCCCCACACTCTGCTGGCCatcacagcccctctcccagggCCAGGCTCTGCTCATCACTTGCTTGCTTTCCCCCCCCAGACTCATCTTCCTGCGAGGACCGGAGCTGCCGGAACCGGCAGACGTGCAACTACATCCGCCCTGGCCGCTACATCTGCACCTGCTCCCCGGGTTATTATGGCAACAACTGCCAGTATGGTGAGTGGAGGCACGTCTCGCCCAGCCTGGCACAGGAGCTGGTTTCGCGGGAGCCGGGGGGAAGGGGTGAATGGCTAAAAAGGGGCTGCATCAGCCATAGGCAGTGCCGAAAGCTGGTGGGCAGGGTATGCAGAGGGATCATGGTGCTGCCGGCAGGGAGCTCCTTCCATCGGGGCTGCTTGGCCATGGTGGGGTCTCCAGTGTGAAGCTGGGCTAgaccagctctgccctgcctcccccaggaGAGAGGGTGTtccagccccaggctgggaTGGCTGTGGCTcagcctcccccttccccacaggCGGGCCCCGcgtgcctgctgcctgcctctcccaccCATGCCAGAAtgcgggcagctgcctggagaCAGAGCAGGGCTACATCTGCGAATGCCAGGAGGGCTACACTGGGCAGGACTGTCGAGACAGTGAGTACCAGGAGGATCTCTGTGGTGGGATGTCACATCTCTAGGGGAGCCCTTGTGCTCCtgagaaggagaagcagcagccctggagagCCCACTGAGGGCTCCTGGACTGAACAGCGGATCCGTCCTGCTGAAGGAGGCTatgtctgggggggggggggagggggaggactCGTGGCTGCTACCCACCTGAGCTCCCCCTGTGGATGGCATCCAGCAAGGCTGCTTGGCTTTCCCAGTACCACAAGCAGGAGGGGTCCTGGCATGCTCCCATCTCCTCTCTTGCAGAGCTCTCGGAGGGCTGCGAGTGTCGCAACGGGGGCAGTTGTCTGGAGGGGAACGTCACCATCTGCCAGTGCCTGCCTGGGTTTTTTGGTCTCCTCTGTGAATTTGGTAGGTGAAGGCTTCTTGCTCGCTGTGTTTGCTCCCTCTCCAGAATGCTTgagccaggcaggctgcaggcaagCAAGGAAACACTCTGCCAATGCCTGAGCCTAGTGTGGTACCAGGGGTATGCACTGAATTTGAGCCTGGAAATATTGTCCCCTGGTGAGGAGGCAACGCTTCTATCTCCATCGCTCCCCCTTGAGCCgtgcctctcccagcccctggccccagcccagcttCCCTGGGTAGGGAGGGAACCGTAGCCTTCGTGCACTCCTGCTCCGAAGCTCACTGGGCATCCGGGCTGGCCCTTGCCCTTCACACAGTCTGTGGCATGTGGTACAGAGGGTCTGTCCCGTCTCATCAGACCCTGCAAAGTTAGGACACCCCAGTTTCTGGCCAGGCAGCTGGCTGGATGTCGTCCTGCCACCAGTTGACGGAGGCTGGCACTCGCCATGTGTTCGCAGAAGTCACTACCACACCGTGCAACATGAACACCCAGTGCCCAGATGGTGGGTACTGCATGGAGTATGGTGGGAGCTACCTGTGCGTCTGCCACACTGACTATGGCACCAACCACAGTAAGTCTTGTCCATGGGGATGCGGGACCAGCCCTGGGAAGGGACATGCAACAGGGGTTGGGGGCTGAGCAGGGATACAGTAATCGGCCAGGGAGCAGCCCTCACACCCCTGGTCATACGTCCTCAGTGATGCCCTGTGTTTGGCTTTGCAGCAATGCCATCCCCCTGTGACTCGGAGCCCTGCCTGAATGGCGGGTCCTGCGAGGTTCATGACGACTCATATACCTGCGAGTGTCCTCAAGGCTTCCTTGGCAAGCACTGTGAGAAAGGTACCTGCATggagctccctgccagccccaggacCAGAAAAGAGCTTGGATCCTTGTGGTAGATGAGCGGCTgcttgctgagctgcagctaGAAATGGGTGCAGGTtatcccatcccatcctatcCCACAGGGTGGAGGGAGGATTGCGTGGCTCTCTTCACAGCCCCTAACAGTTGCGGTAGCTGATCCAGTTGTTGTGTTTCCTGCAGAACACCATTAGTGTTGGAGTTTTTTTACATGCCTGAGCTTCTGGCCTCAGGAACAGCCACCAGTCCCCTGGCATCATGCACCCATGGCACCCGCAAGGCCCCGGCATGTGTCTGCATGGGTGTTGTTTCATGGTGTTGCTGAGCCCAGGGCTATGAGGCTTAGGTGTGCTCTGCTTTCCCGCAGCAAGGGGTTTGGTGGGGTGCTGGCGGGAGGCGATGGCTCTcagggtgctggcagcagggggtGACCCCTGCTCTCGGCGTTCTCTCTGCAGCTAAGCCACGGCTCTGCAGCACGGGGCCCTGTCGCAACGGGGGCACCTGCAGGGAGGCGGATGGCGAGTACCACTGCACCTGCCCCTACCGCTTCACTGGCAAGCACTGTGAGATTGGTACGGCTTCCCAGCCCCCACCCCGGGGAGGAGAGGCAACAGTCATCCATGCTCAttgctcagctcctgcctgccctctctccccaggTAAGCCAGACCCTTGCGCCTCAGGGCCTTGCCAGAACAGGGGCACCTGCTTCCACTACATCGGCAAGTACAAGTGCGACTGTCCCCCAGGCTACACTGGCCGGCACTGTGAGATTGGTAGGTGTgagcagggctgcctggggaggtgTTGGGGCTGCTAGTGGAGCCAACAGCCGTGGTGGTAGCAAGCGAGCcttgctgcttgctttgaaCCTCCTTCCCTGTAATTTGAAGTGCTTTGACTCTTCCTTGCACCCTGCTGGAAGCCGGGGAAGCGCTGCCAGAGGGGGAAAGGGGATGGCTCTAGTTTCTgggctctgccagctctgcagtggtTGCTCTTTGCTCCGCTCTTCTAGTGCCCTCCCCGTGCTTCTTCAGCGCCTGTGAGAATGGCGCTACCTGTGAGGACCGTGGCAAGGGCTATGCTTGCACATGCCCAATGGGCTATGTAGGGAAGCACTGCCAGTCTGGTAAGGGCCTTGTGCTGCCCCTGCCAGCCAGAAGCTTGGGGTGCCTCTGTGGGCCCCACTCACCCCCCTGTCTCTCCCCAGAGGTTGACTGCGGCGTTCCCAGTGAGGTGAAGCATGCCCAGGCCTCTTTCAACTCCACCAAGGTGGGCTCGCTGGCTGAATACCATTGTGAGCTGGGCTACACCCTCAGTCAGCACAACCACCCCCGTGTCTGCCGCTTGCCAGGTGTCTGGAGTGACCCCCCCGAGTGCGATGGTGAGAAGCCCTGGGGCACCGTCCCAGTGGCCTGCGCTTATGACCATGGTTTGGTGACCCCAGGACATGGACTCCAGTCCTCCCCTGCCCGTGTCTGTGGACAGAGCTCCCCCGGGGACCCCTGCCTGGTGCTCATGTCTCTCGCCTTATCTCTCCCCTGCCCAAATGCTTGCAGAGATCGATGAGTGctggtcccagccctgcctgaatGGTGGCCGGTGCAAGGACCATGTCGCCAAGTTCCTGTGCCTGTGTGAGCCGGGTTACACTGGCCACCACTGCGAGTCGGGTAGGAGACCGTGCCTGGTATGCTCTGGGGCCACTGCAGGCAGCCATAGCAAACCCTTCCTCGCCCCCCAGGCCTTGGGGAATGACAGCGGGCGTGAACCCACggccaggagctgggctgcctGTGGTTGTGTGGGCTGGCTTCAGTCTCCTGCCTGTGCGCTCAGATCAGCCTGCAGCGAGTGCTCCTCTTCCGGAGCCCCCGGCCAGCTGTGGGATGTGCTGGTGGGGAGACGCTGGTCATGGTtgggcagaggagcaggcagggctgtggggcacgTGCGCTACTTGTGTCCCCCTGCTAATGGATGCTGTGTAGGCATCCCCATCACTGATGGGGCAATGACTTCTCCTGACACATGTTAAGCCCGTGCAGAGAAGCCCTAGATCTCGGGATCTGTGTGGCAAGTGCCCTGCATGGCTCCAGAGCTATTGGCCAAGagtcagaggaaaaagcagcttgAGGTTGCACACTTTTGGCCACACTGTGCTCATGCTCCCTTGTATGCACATGGTCGTGGTTGTGTATGGGTGCTGGTTGAAGCGGGTGACAGGCAGCATGGGGGCTGGTGGGACTCTGTGGCAGGCGGCTCTAATCTGGCTACCCAGGGCCTGGCAGAGGACAGTGGTGGGAGAAGGTGGGATACCCGCCAGGGGTTAGAGGAGGGGACGTGCCCCAGGCACCCTGCGGGACCTCTTGGCACAACCCCACACTGCCAgctgtccccacgtgtccctgtgggcatgtccccatgcccagctCCCACTGCAGCCCCTGCGCAGGGGCAGGCATGGGGTAATGGGCTCCCAATGGCCTCAGGAGTAGGGCTGTTCCTGGCTGGTGGGCTTGGGGGTAGTGAGTGACGTGGGGAGGCTCTGCACCCTGCGGGAGAAGCGCTGCCTCTCTGagccccctgtcccctgccactGACCCCATTGCTGTGCTGAGCCGGTGCCTGTCCTCCCGCCGCTCCCCAGATGTCGACGAGTGCCAGTCAGAGCCCTGTAAGAACGGCGGAACCTGCCGGGACCTCCCTGGGTCCTTTGCTTGCTACTGTCCTGAGGGCTTTGTGGGGACCCAGTGCGAGACAGGTAGGGACTCGCCCTtcctggggtggtgggaggctGGACTGGGCACTGGGATGCGGCCGGGACCAGCACCGAGCCAGGCGGCTCGTTGCCGTCTTGGGCACCTTGACCCCGAGCCATCGCTCTGGGGACTTGCTGCCTGTCACGCCTCCTTGCCTGCGGTTTCGGGGGCAGAGCTGAAACTGCtctggtggggagggagcaagGAACAAGGTGTCTGCCAGTGATGGATCCCCTTTTGAAGGCATTCACCCCCTGGATGTGGCTGCCACAGCGCTTGGGTGGGATTCTGGGTCCAGACCCACTGTGCCAAGCCCTGGGCTGCACGTCCATTCTGCTGCCCGCTCAGGGGGTCATTGCCATTGCTCGCCCACgggagctggctgctggcatGCTGGGGGCCCCCACTCACCaccagcctcctcctgcctccagaaGTGGATGCCTGTGAGTCAGGCCCTTGCCGAAATGGAGGGGAATGCGAGAGCTACGGGGGCTCCTACCTCTGCGTGTGCCCGGAGGGTTTCTTCGGCTACCACTGTGAGACAGGTGAGGTGGGCAGGGTGGCTCGGCACAGGGCCACTTGGCCAGCTGGCACTGCTAATACTGCCGGGCCTGGCGCTTCTCCTGCAGCCAGCGACCCCTGCTTCTCCAGCCCCTGCGGGAGCAGAGGCTACTGCCTGCCTGGCAATGGCACCCACAGCTGCACCTGCAAAGTCAGCTACACAGGCAAGAGCTGCGAAAAAGGTAAAGGCCCTCAGGAGCGGCACCAGGATGTGGCGCGGGGCTCGACAACGGCCTGGCGGTGGCCACTGCCCACGGAGGGCTCGACACTGTTTGGGACCAGCAGCTCTCCTTgaggcgggcagggctggggcctTGTCTCCGTGGGGGGGCAGCCCGGGCCCCATCCATGCTGCGGGCGGGTGCTGGCATGCTGAGCTGCTGCCGCAGGTGCCAGGCTTGGCGTGAGGATGTCGGGAACAGGTTTTACTGGCCCCCTGCAGTGATGGCGATCCCCTCAGATGCCCTCAGGAGGGGAGGCCGAGGTGTCCAAGGGAAGCCTCTTGCCGCCAGCAGTGGTGTCTCTGGGGCCCCTCGTCCCATCTTGCCGGTGCCCTAGGCCTGGCAGGTGGCAGCAAGCGCTCGACCGCCAGTGCTGCCAGGTCACAGTGGCTGGGAGTGCTCCTGGTGCCCTGGCTCCTCCGGTGCCCGCAGTGCCCCTGCCAGGTGTGCGGAGAGAGAGAGCAAGGGCCCCATCCTCCATCGCTGCCTCTCTGCCTCTTGCTGCCGGGGTCTGTTATCTAAAGATTCATGGCGTTACCTCTCCCCTTTGCTTTTGCCCACACCCTGAAGAATTGCTGCCACCAACCTCATTAAAGGTGGAAAGGGTGGAGGACACTGGTGTGTTGATTTCTTGGCACCCACCTGAGGACGCAGCCGCCAGGCAACTCATTGACGGCTACGCCGTGACGTACGTATCCCTCGACGGCTCTTACCGCAGGACAGATTTTGTGGACCGAAGTCGTTCTGCCCACCAATTGCGGGCACTAGCCTCCGGCAGAGCCTacaatatttctgtcttttcagtcaAACGCAACGTGAACAACAAGAATGATATCAGCAGGCCCATCATGCTCACCACGCGCACTAGTGAGTAGCGTCCCCGGGGGGATCATGGTCGTGAGCATGTGTGGCCCCCACAGGCACCAGGgcttctgctgcctcctccctgctgcctgctccagctgcagtctGGGCCTGTGCCGAACCCCGGCAGGTTTGGTGGTGCAGATCCTAAAATCCAGCTGGGGGCCTTTGGAAAGCGCTTGGCACAGAGAATTGCTGTTCTCTTTGCTGTGAGTAAAAGGAGTCTGAACCCCATGCAGCTCACTGGGCCCCTGCCCAGGGGCTGGTAAGGGAGCTGGCAGTGGGGATCACTCCTGGATCCTGTTCATCAGGGCCAGGCTGCGCCTGCTGCACTGGTTAGTCCTTGTCACTGGGCCAAGGGTAGCGCAGGTCCCCAGTGCTGCTTGGCTGAGCTGGAGAAGCCCCTGCGCCAGccaggcagcggggctgggtgaTCTCTGCCAACAACGAGCCCTGTGGGCGAGTCACTGCCATCCCACTGGGCTTGGTGTGGGGACGTGCTAGAGAGGGCAGAGGCTGGCAAGGACCTCTGCTCtgtgggcagagggaagggggcaCAGTAGTATCTCTGTGGGGGGATGGGCAGGTGGAGCAGTTGCAGTCCTGCTTTCTAGGGCAGGTGGATGTAGAAATCAAGTGCAAACTGAGGATGGGAGGGGATTAGACCTAGAAAAGCTGCCCTCTAACAAGAAGGGCATGGTGGTGGGAAAGCCCGTGGGCTACATCCCCCCCAGCGGGCTGAGACCGAGTGAAGCccaggggaggagaaggcaggcaTGGCGCTGGGCACAGCAGGGGTCTGTGCCCCTGGCCATGGCATCTTGGGAGGCCTTGAGCCAGGGCTGGATGCCAGGGGCAGTGAGAACGAGGCTCAGGACAGCTGCCTGGGGCGTGCAGTGGACTTAGGGCTAGGCCCAGGCACTGCAGCCCCTTTGGAGCTGCTGTCAggaggctgggggcagaggaggacaGCCCCAGGGGTGCCACGGATGGCATAAGGCCTTTGCAGGCAGGTAGATGGATGTgactcctgcctgcccacacCTCCCGCCTGCCTGCAGGTGGTGAGGACGGGAGAGCATGAGTCTGGCAGGGCAGgtggtgctgagctgctccCGCTGGGGAAGCCAATCTATAGGGGCAGGCAGGACCCCCCTTGCAGGGGCGTGTGGGAGGGATGGATGAGGTGACCCGTGATGACCAGCAGCTGACTGCAGCCCTCTCTGCTTGCTCTGGCCAGGACCGCGTCCGGTGGAAGGCTTTGAGATCACGAATGTGACGGCCAGCGCCATCACGGTGCAATGGGCTCTCCACCGGCTCAAGCACTCCACCGTTAGTAGGGTGCGTGTTGCCATCCGCCAGCCAGGTGACCTGGCAGACCGCACTGTGGAGCTGAACAGCAGCGTGGCCAAGTATACCTTCTTGTGAGTGGGGCGGCAGACAGGTGCCAGGCCAGCTGGCCCTCCCAGGCTGCCCacctttccccttcccaccctgccttcctcctccacagggacctgcagccaggagagaggTACATTGTCCATGTCACAACGCTGAGCGGCCTGGGGATGGAAGACCACCCCTCAGAGAGTCTGGCCACAGCTCCTTTCCACGTGTGGACAAGTGAGTGGGATTGCCTTTGCCACCCCCCCACTGCTTCAGGGGCCCTGGGGCTTGGCAGGCACAGGGCAGCCATGGCTCATGGCCAGCAGGaaagctgcagggaggggaaggtgcaTAAGCTGCCAGGCTGTCTGGCCAGCATGGCATGTAGGAGGCGTGCAGGCAGCCCTCAGGAAGGGCaggcaaggcagcagcacaTCCTCCCCTGTCAGATGTTGTTCACTGCCCAAGACCAGCATGAGCTCAGCCCTATGCGGAGCCTGTATGGGCCTGATTCATCCCCTGCTGTATGGCAGCCGGAGGGCAAGGACCAGACCTGGGTGCCAGGGTGCAGTGAGGCTCTGCCCCCGTTGCCAGGGACCTAGTGCTGAGCATCTCCTCCCAGTGCAttgcacagctggagctgagctgAGGGTTGGCTGGGGCATGGCCAGGCAAGCTGAGGCCCTGGAATGCTTATTAGGTGGTGTGTGAGCAAGTAACGCAGTCGCCATTCAAGGACACCAGCGCTGActccttttctccccacctcctgcctgccccagggcctctccccccccaaaacctcacCGCCTCCCGCATCACCACTACCTCTGTGTCCATGGCATGGGAGCAGCCACCCGCTGGTGCTGTGGAGGCGTACATCATCAATGTCACCACTGCTCAGAGCGTGAAGAGCCGCTATGTGCCCAATGGGAAGCTCGTGACCTACATGGTGCGGGACCTGCTCCCTGGGCAGCGGTACCGCCTGTCTGTGACGGCTGTGCAGAACACGGAGCAAGGTCAAGTGCACAGTGAGCCCATCCACCTCTACGTCACCACCTGTGAGTGCCTGGCTTGCCGGGGCACTGTCAGTTTGCTGCGGCACAAGGGAGGCAATGGCCTAATGGGCAAGTGGGGCAGGGGGATAGGAAACCAGTTGACCAACAGTAACGAGCCCATGGGGACTTGCTGCGCCAGAACCGggtgcctgcagcaggctgTGGGGACAGGATGCAGGTCCCCTGGAAAGGGAGGTGGGGGTTGCAGGGTGCCACCTCCATTAGCGGAGAGCTGATAAAGAGTTACAGCTCGGTGATGCTTCAAGGGGACTGGTGTTTGCAGCCCAGGCATGTGTAGAGTGTGCACATGTCCCTGGACAGCCCTAAATGGCAGCCTGAGGATgaggggactggctgggcgttgggTTGCAGTGCAGACTCATGGCCTGCCTCCCACTAAACCTAACCCTTTGGTCTGCAGTGCAGAGGGATGGGGCTCCGGAGAGACGGTGGAGCCAAGCTGGACACCCCCGGGTCCTGCGCAACAGGCTGCCCCCAGCTTTCCTGCCTGAACTCCGCTTGCTAGCAGATCGTGACACAGCTGAGGAGCCCTCACCAGCCCCCAGGTAGGTGCTGCCCCGACAGCAGCACCCCTGGCTCTTCAACCAGCACTCTGCCCAAGCATTGGGCTGAACACAGCCCCTTTTCCCAGCTCCCTTGTCCAGGTGTGCACAGGGTCAAGCCATGCTCCTGCTGGGTTGCGCCTCTTGCCCACCCACTGGGGCCCTGAGCCAGGCAGGCCCTTGCCCTGTGAGCAGGTCCCCCATGCTGCCCACAGCTGAGCCTGCACCAAGCCTCATGCCACCAGCACGTGCTTTAtccagctgcctccagccctaGCGCATGGGGTGGCTGTGGCCTGGGGGTCCCACAGTGCCCTGTACCCTCATGGCTCTCCTGTCCCAGGTTCACTGAGCTGGTAGATGGCAGAGGGAGGATCAGCACCAGGTTCAGCACTGCGCTAAGCAAATCCATCACTGTGAAGACACGTAAGtgctctgctgcctttctggGCCCATCCTGTCACCCAGTGCCATCTCTTATGCCTACACCCAGGATGGGGtggcagccaggcaggctgctgtAGGGCTGGGGGAGCCATAGAGGAGGGCAGAACCCTCTCACCTCTTGCTGGGCAGACAAGCATCTGCCCTGCTCGCTAGACCCCTGCCCAGGGAGAGGGGTGACACATGGCCAGCTGTGGAGCCCAGAGAGGGACCCTCGATGATGGGAGGCGATGCCAGCTGTAGCACGGGCTGACCTCCCCTGCCAACAGCAGTAGGAGCCCAGGCAGCCACCCCGTGgccctccagcacagctcctgcctgcccagcagccTGAGCCCCTGCTGCCAAGCACAGCCTCACACTTGAGGAGGGTGCCTGGGTGAGATGCCCTTTGCTAGCCCAGGACCAGCCTCCTGTTTGCCACCCCAGAACACCAGGCATACAAGTGCCAGCCCAAGATATCCTACCAGACCTGGGAACCCCATGCCATGGAGTGGGGAAGGGGCCTCGCGCACCTGATGACAGCCCTGGGCTTGCTGCACCtct contains the following coding sequences:
- the SNED1 gene encoding sushi, nidogen and EGF-like domain-containing protein 1 isoform X8 encodes the protein MRGLAGWAVLVALGEWLWAGGVVPLADFYPFGPTQGDAATRKQDDGGSELRPLSIPFPFFGAGHTGLYVNNNGIISFLKEVSQFTPVAFPISKDRRVVAAFWADVDNRQAGDVYYRESTEQPILERASRDITQYFPEFPGFSAQWVFIATWYRVTFFGGSSLSPVNTFQIVLITDGKLSFTIFNYESITWTTGMHASSGGDFAGLGGIAAQAGFNAGDGKRYFNIPGSRTDDIADVEMTTNVGIPGRWVFRIDDAQVQVGGCSNTTSVCLTLRPCLNGGKCIEDCITGNPSYTCSCLAGFTGKRCHVDVDECLSHPCQNGATCLNGAGSFSCRCLPGFRGTSCEAEESPCESRVCQNGGRCQAVNGTAACLCQPGYTGVDCQTEVNECESSPCLNGGHCIDLVDNYTCVCLEPFVGQRCETDSSSCEDRSCRNRQTCNYIRPGRYICTCSPGYYGNNCQYGGPRVPAACLSHPCQNAGSCLETEQGYICECQEGYTGQDCRDKLSEGCECRNGGSCLEGNVTICQCLPGFFGLLCEFEVTTTPCNMNTQCPDGGYCMEYGGSYLCVCHTDYGTNHTMPSPCDSEPCLNGGSCEVHDDSYTCECPQGFLGKHCEKGKPDPCASGPCQNRGTCFHYIGKYKCDCPPGYTGRHCEIEVDCGVPSEVKHAQASFNSTKVGSLAEYHCELGYTLSQHNHPRVCRLPGVWSDPPECDEIDECWSQPCLNGGRCKDHVAKFLCLCEPGYTGHHCESDVDECQSEPCKNGGTCRDLPGSFACYCPEGFVGTQCETEVDACESGPCRNGGECESYGGSYLCVCPEGFFGYHCETASDPCFSSPCGSRGYCLPGNGTHSCTCKVSYTGKSCEKELLPPTSLKVERVEDTGVLISWHPPEDAAARQLIDGYAVTYVSLDGSYRRTDFVDRSRSAHQLRALASGRAYNISVFSVKRNVNNKNDISRPIMLTTRTRPRPVEGFEITNVTASAITVQWALHRLKHSTVSRVRVAIRQPGDLADRTVELNSSVAKYTFLDLQPGERYIVHVTTLSGLGMEDHPSESLATAPFHVWTRPLPPQNLTASRITTTSVSMAWEQPPAGAVEAYIINVTTAQSVKSRYVPNGKLVTYMVRDLLPGQRYRLSVTAVQNTEQGQVHSEPIHLYVTTLQRDGAPERRWSQAGHPRVLRNRLPPAFLPELRLLADRDTAEEPSPAPRFTELVDGRGRISTRFSTALSKSITVKTQPEAPVKLENVEVSSQGSLALKLREAKSKSEGQNCSTNPCRNGGTCIRDAESYHCDCRLGFKGRLCELAACKKVPHSCTRLYSETKSFPVWEGGTCHYLYRRVYKVHQDFCYKESCESTSSEKTTSRKPSNSHTLKKP